A stretch of the Rhinoderma darwinii isolate aRhiDar2 chromosome 3, aRhiDar2.hap1, whole genome shotgun sequence genome encodes the following:
- the LOC142750249 gene encoding calpain-5-like, giving the protein MVLHFQDQHYDRLKNQCRQQTRLFEDPNFPASDHSLYYSRSPPRVVEWRRPQELVQSPHLFSDGGISPRDLQQGSLGNCWFVAAVSCLAGDPSIWKKVIPSPEEQDWPHSGGGSPHSGIFRFRFWRFGRWVEVVIDDRLPTSGGELIFCRPGQKGDVFWCSLLEKAYAKLIGNYEALDGGSTAEALIDFTGGVSEAISLCEENYGSEVEKKKLFKSLMKAHSRASLVSAAIRPSPSQAIEEVLSSGLVTGHAYSVTAIRNINLHSGLLSLFRTHKLRLIRLRNPWGSGEWNGAWSDKSEEWKKVSRREREKLGVTVDDDGEFWMSWDDFCSHFTDVTLCRRVNTHLLSTQKTWKEKSVFSTWKQHADPLKDRSGGCPNNKSTYLHNPQFCFDVTLDQDNVLISLEQEDRRTQRTAGGGENLPIGFFVFKVEMNRKYRLHCTPTKVTSSTYINSRSVLVHTELLKGRYVVLPTTFHPGQTGSFLLRVYTDRASHLRELTQDIPKSSCMSFLVGTPRVVTSITLHAASGLSVPGSGRDPAVYATVHCEGKKVTSRTVKGQNPEFDLKAVFYRKHEKRPVIVQVWLSRWTRDTLLGNVSIPCAVGESNQTSVLRLQRKDVISAGYIMVETSSSSDLTAL; this is encoded by the exons ATGGTTCTTCATTTCCAAGATCAGCATTATGACCGGCTCAAAAATCAATGCCGTCAACAGACACGTCTCTTTGAAGACCCCAACTTCCCAGCAAGTGACCATTCCCTTTACTATAGCAGGAGTCCTCCCAGAGTTGTGGAGTGGAGACGCCCACAG GAGCTTGTTCAGTCACCTCATCTGTTTTCTGATGGAGGCATCAGTCCGCGGGATTTGCAGCAAGGCAGTCTGGGTAACTGCTGGTTTGTAGCGGCTGTTTCTTGTCTGGCTGGGGATCCATCAATTTGGAAGAAG GTTATACCTTCTCCTGAAGAGCAAGACTGGCCACACTCTGGTGGTGGTTCCCCACATTCTGGCATCTTTAGGTTCCGATTTTGGCGCTTTGGTCGTTGGGTAGAAGTTGTGATTGATGATCGTCTGCCCACATCTGGAGGAGAGTTGATATTCTGTCGGCCTGGTCAGAAGGGTGATGTGTTCTGGTGTTCATTACTTGAGAAGGCATATGCAAA aCTCATTGGAAATTATGAAGCCCTAGATGGAGGAAGCACAGCGGAAGCCCTCATTGACTTTACTGGTGGAGTTTCTGAGGCCATCAGTCTTTGTGAAGAGAATTATGGGTCAGaagtggagaaaaaaaagttatttaagtCTTTGATGAAAGCCCACTCACGGGCATCTCTCGTTTCTGCTGCTATTAGG CCAAGTCCAAGTCAAGCTATTGAAGAGGTCCTTTCCAGTGGCCTTGTAACAGGTCATGCCTACAGCGTTACTGCTATTAGAAATATCAACCTACACTCAGGACTGCTATCCCTTTTTCGGACCCATAAATTACGATTAATTCGTCTACGGAATCCCTGGGGAAGTGGAGAGTGGAACGGAGCCTGGAGTGATAA GTCAGAAGAATGGAAGAAAGTGAGTCGAAGGGAAAGAGAAAAGCTGGGGGTCACTGTTGATGATGATGGAGAATTCTG GATGAGTTGGGATGACTTCTGCTCTCACTTCACTGATGTCACTCTCTGCCGACGAGTCAACACTCACCTTCTGAGCACTCAAAAGACATGGAAAGAAAAATCAGTATTCTCAACTTGGAAGCAGCATGCGGATCCCCTAAAGGATAGGAGTGGTGGCTGTCCAAATAACAAGTCAACCTATCTACACAACCCACAG ttctgctttgaTGTGACGTTAGACCAGGACAATGTTCTCATCTCTCTCGAGCAGGAAGACCGAAGAACCCAACGGACTGCAGGGGGCGGCGAAAATCTTCCCATTGGATTCTTTGTCTTTAAG GTGGAGATGAATCGCAAGTACCGTCTACATTGCACGCCCACTAAAGTCACTTCTTCAACTTATATAAACTCCCGCAGTGTGTTGGTTCATACTGAGCTGTTAAAAGGGCGCTATGTCGTCTTACCGACTACTTTCCATCCAGGGCAGACTGGCTCCTTCCTCTTGCGAGTGTATACAGACCGTGCAAGCCACCTCAG GGAACTGACACAAGATATTCCAAAGTCATCCTGTATGTCCTTCCTGGTGGGTACTCCACGAGTGGTCACCTCAATCACATTGCATGCTGCATCAGGATTATCAGTGCCCGGAAGTGGTAGAG ATCCTGCTGTCTATGCCACAGTTCACTGTGAGGGGAAAAAAGTGACCTCAAGAACAGTCAAGGGCCAGAACCCGGAGTTTGACCTGAAGGCAGTATTCTACCGCAAACATGAGAAACGACCTGTCATTGTACAG GTTTGGCTGTCTCGCTGGACCAGGGACACTCTACTGGGTAATGTGTCCATTCCATGTGCCGTTGGAGAGTCCAACCAAACCTCCGTCTTGAGACTTCAGAGGAAAGATGTGATATCTGCCGGATACATCATGGTTGAGACGTCAAGCAGCTCAGACCTGACTGCACTCTGA